In one window of uncultured Draconibacterium sp. DNA:
- the rsmG gene encoding 16S rRNA (guanine(527)-N(7))-methyltransferase RsmG has translation MDLILKYFPHLTETQIEQFKQLEPLYADWNAKINVISRKDFAEFYERHVLHSLGIAKFIRFNNKTKVLDVGTGGGFPGIPLAILFPGVQFHLVDSIGKKIKVVNGVAQSLGLKNVRADQVRAEELKEKYDFVVSRAVTRLPDFVKWIRTNISKKQQNALPNGVIYLKGGDLTAEVKPFGKRIFLQDLSQYFEEPFFETKKVLHLPL, from the coding sequence TCCCCACTTAACTGAAACCCAGATTGAACAGTTTAAACAATTGGAGCCGTTGTATGCCGATTGGAATGCAAAAATAAATGTGATCTCCAGAAAAGATTTTGCTGAATTTTACGAGCGTCATGTGTTACATTCTTTAGGTATCGCTAAGTTTATTCGCTTCAACAATAAAACAAAAGTGTTGGATGTGGGTACCGGTGGCGGTTTTCCCGGAATTCCACTGGCCATTCTTTTCCCCGGGGTGCAGTTTCATCTGGTTGACTCAATCGGGAAGAAAATAAAAGTGGTGAATGGGGTTGCCCAATCGCTGGGATTAAAAAATGTACGTGCCGATCAGGTTCGTGCCGAGGAGTTAAAAGAAAAATATGATTTTGTAGTGAGCCGTGCCGTTACGCGTTTGCCCGATTTTGTAAAATGGATCAGAACTAATATCTCAAAGAAACAGCAAAATGCGCTGCCCAACGGAGTTATTTATTTAAAAGGCGGTGATCTTACTGCAGAGGTAAAACCTTTTGGAAAAAGAATATTTCTGCAGGATCTGTCGCAATATTTCGAAGAACCTTTTTTCGAAACGAAAAAGGTATTGCATTTGCCACTATAA
- a CDS encoding ATP-dependent 6-phosphofructokinase, which produces MSTSAKPKRIGILTAGGDCPGLNAAIRGVGKTAIVEYGMEVLGFNAGYSGLINGDYIELKESALSGILTLGGTILGTSREKPYKGKKNGKDAEDKPHKIMKNYKKLGLDAVVCIGGNGTMKTANLLAQEGMNVVGIPKTIDNDVWGTDVTFGFDSAVQIATDAIDRLHTTANSHQRVMIIEIMGHHAGWLALYSGLAGGGDIILLPELEYNIRSVCKKIESRFESNKPYSIVVVAEGIDHPKEVSAATHIAQAIQTYTGIETRETVLGYIQRGGSPTPMDRILATRYGAFAARCIAEENFGTMVAVKANELTTVPLEEVGGKLRLVEPEFGLIEKARKMGVSFGDEYI; this is translated from the coding sequence ATGAGTACTTCAGCAAAGCCAAAAAGAATTGGTATTTTGACTGCAGGGGGCGATTGCCCGGGACTGAATGCAGCAATCAGAGGCGTGGGAAAAACAGCAATAGTTGAATATGGCATGGAAGTGTTGGGTTTTAACGCAGGCTATTCCGGGTTAATTAACGGCGATTACATTGAGCTAAAGGAATCGGCGCTTTCCGGTATTCTTACGCTTGGCGGAACCATCCTGGGCACCTCGAGAGAAAAACCCTACAAAGGGAAGAAAAACGGCAAAGATGCAGAGGACAAACCTCACAAAATAATGAAAAACTACAAGAAACTAGGCCTCGATGCCGTAGTTTGTATTGGTGGTAATGGGACCATGAAAACCGCAAATTTGTTGGCACAGGAAGGAATGAATGTGGTTGGAATACCAAAAACCATTGACAACGATGTGTGGGGCACCGATGTAACTTTCGGTTTCGATTCGGCAGTGCAGATTGCCACCGATGCCATCGACCGTTTGCATACCACTGCCAACTCGCACCAGCGTGTAATGATCATTGAAATTATGGGACACCACGCCGGTTGGCTGGCACTGTATTCAGGACTTGCTGGTGGTGGCGATATTATTTTGCTTCCTGAACTGGAGTATAACATTCGCTCGGTTTGTAAGAAAATCGAAAGCCGTTTCGAGAGCAACAAACCATACTCAATTGTTGTAGTTGCCGAAGGAATCGATCATCCGAAAGAAGTTTCAGCAGCAACACATATTGCACAAGCTATTCAAACCTACACTGGCATTGAAACCCGTGAAACGGTTTTGGGTTACATTCAGCGCGGTGGTTCGCCAACTCCAATGGACCGGATTTTAGCCACTCGCTACGGAGCTTTTGCAGCCCGATGTATTGCAGAAGAGAATTTTGGCACCATGGTAGCTGTTAAAGCCAATGAATTGACTACTGTTCCACTAGAAGAAGTTGGCGGAAAACTACGTTTAGTGGAACCCGAATTTGGATTGATTGAAAAAGCACGAAAGATGGGTGTTTCGTTTGGCGACGAATACATTTAG